ctatatattgcattttaatgttatataatgttatatcagGGTTCAGGGTTAGGTGATTCTTGGTAATAGCTGTGCCTTTTCTATCTCTTTGTTGTGATAAAGACTTATACACAAATCTGTGGCCATTTATAATGAGTAAAATGATTTAAGTATCAGCATTgcattatatatacaatcagGATATTGTAGCAGATATAGTCAACAACTAAAATATTTTCTCGTTTggatttatatatcatatgttaTGTGCTTCTTATATGCAGTTTGACTTCTCAATCCAGATGACGAACTAACAATTAGGGAGAGGACCATATACTTAGTAAAGTCTTTTAAATAACCACGTTACAAGTGTCTGAAGGAACTGGATTTTAGATATGCTCAAAATTCAGTGTCTGTGGCCTTCTTGTATGATAATTCATATCAGTGTTATTGTTGTGGTAGTAAATCTTAATTGTATTGTTATCTTTAATCTCTCTTAGAacattatacacatatacatacatttactaTAGAATTATGATCTATCTATCCTTTTATGGTtcaataacaattttatttacaatttatcaTTGTTATACACAGGTAACTATACAATCTGTTTTTCATGGTTAgtgttttttctgttttaatataTGTACTTAAGGTTGTATAAGTATAGAGAAACTACAGTGTATACTGAAaattaacaagtattgtttttttttaaattaaatctcAAATCCATAAAACATGCAAAACACTTAAAAGGCcgtattttgttatttatactggatatgttttgataattaagtGATGCAATATTCtttattgatgttattttttacttCTGAAAAAAGAATGCCTTGAAGATATACATcttgaaagatttttttctactctttttttttgttctagTATAGAATGTGGTTAAggtttttatataattttcctgcttAGCCTTGTTAGGAAGCTATATActgttatttacatgtttagaatgctatttatattattaaaatgtaaaattgaaaGTGTTTTCGAGAGTTATGAGTTAAACAAATGAGagggagttacctcccttctaACACAGAGTGAATTAGATGTGATCAACATTGATCATACAGTACTCTTAATTGTATCATGTCCACCAGTTAGATAAAAAAATTTACAGCATATAAAAACGTTGAAATATGTATCTCATTCgtgtatattttattatcaaatcgATGTAGCAAATGCcaatgtataatgtaaagtacaaaatatcaatattctaAACAAGTACATATCTATACTATTTATAACTAAAGAATCATTCGCATTGATCACAGTTTCTTTTTAATAAATACAGTGTTTTTCCCTTTATTCCATATATCGTCAATtaatttaatgtacatgtaataaatagCATTTACACATGTGTACTTGCTCAAAAAGACTTACGTAGACCTATACCAGAAACACacgcatgtatatatatgtatatattttttttccgaTTAAAATGATTGATGATTTTGccaatgtaaattttaaattgtacattataaataaaaaaaatcgctCGATAAGAGTACCTGTTGCAAGTTAGTGCACCAACTGAAAGTTACTGTACTAATATAAATGGCTATTCTTATTTGTGAATCtctcttatatatatttacatgtatgttttaatgtgttatattaATGAAATCTCTTCATTTCTAAGTTCGTACGAGACATAATCCGAATTACTCTGTCCTTAAAACAGATCTGTCCAAATATGTCAGCCTGATGTCAAGGTCAGAGTAAGTCGTGCTGGTCCACCGTTTCTTGATATACACGAGACGGTGGCATGGTCTTGGAGAATCTAAAGATACGCCACCTAGTGACAATTTTAATACATCTAAAGCTGTGGTACTATTTGCATTTACTAATGCAGTTTAAATGTATTGAAATAAGAGAAACGTTTTCGGGACCACCGTTTGTTTAGTTATTCTTCGAGCGAGTCTTCATGAAGCTGTACCCGTTGTTCTACACCAAACCTAAACTTACATGAACCCTCTACATTAAAGATAACTGTCTTGTTCTCTACCTGATACCCACTACGTCCACGTTTCAGCTCATCagacataaccactgagaaatCTCCCTCTAGAGATTGCACAAATGAATTATTATCCTTCACGTTTAACACAGACACTATCACAATCCCGCGTATTCTCACCGCCATTTTGTAACTGGAGGTAAACTGTTTTTCTTTCACCACCATTTTGGCTGTGGTAGTATGTTTGGCTGGTACCTTGACGGTACTGTCAACTGCCCAGGTGATCGATTCCTCGTGCGAACTTTCCTCTGTGTTGTCCATGTTCACTTCCCGTCCAAAACCCGCCGTCACGGCAGCCACTTCCTCCGGAAGTGCTAGTTTTAGTTCGAGATTGAATCCTTTACTGTAGCCTTTTGAAACTGTAACTGTACTGACAGAAGTTGTGGTTCGTTCCGTCTTGAAGGAATGTTCCTGCTCCTGGTCTGTGCTATTGACAAATGTAGAAGTGAAGACAACTTGCGAGTTTGGCATTTCTACCATTCTACCATCTGAAAATTCTGGTTGGCATGGCAGGAATCTAACCCGAGACCAATTTACGTCAAGTTTCACATCTTCAAGTTTTAATTTACTAACGTCTTTTGACCTTGTCTTCTGGAAAGCCGTCCATGCCCACGACTGCACAATCTGTTCTATATCAGCAATGTTCGACATGTTTCTTcttcctgaaaaaaaaaatttaagaaCGAGACATTACTTAAGTTTCTCCGTTTACCATCgtaaatcaataaaatcatcAGACAATTGAAACAAACCAAGGTTGATAAACATTTGTGTCAACTCGTTTCTCAGAGGATCTGACAAAAGTCTATTAGATGCCATGTTTGGGTGATATTTCTGACTGGCGAATCAAATGATTGCTTTTAGAATCCGAAagcatttacaaaaaaaaagctACAGAATCATTTTTGTGTATGTAGTCATTTCGCCCGTAAATACCAACATTGCTACATGTGTATACCATGCTTGAAGAAATGTCGTTCCAGCCGATATCCAAATGGAGGATGCGCAACTGATTCAGAGGTACGTGTAGCATGAAGAACACATGACTATAACATccaatgggatgttgtcagttCCTCTATGAAACAAGTTGGAATGTCCAGTCTGAACGACCTTGAACaaaatatacaggtattctCAGTAGCCACATTGGGTATTGTACGCGTTCGTAAGAAATGTTCACTAACTATATCAATACACATTTTTACGCTAATCTATATTTCGTTCCCTCTTGACATTGATTTGTTAAAAATGGATCCCGACTTGTTTACGATATTGGCAACAATGCAAATCACacacataaaaaaaatgttttgattgaGATCACATTCAGAGCTAAATCACCTCGGATTCCTTGGTGAACGTGGTCCATATCTACGGGCAATCAAGTTTGGCAATGAATGGCCATAActattacacaaaaaatatattaaaagctcatTTGATCTGGCGTGAACTAATCATAAAAATTACTATAAATGGATGACAACATCGACACATCTGGACCATGTGTACCTAAAGGCTTTTTGGAACTAAAAGTAAATGTATAAACCATCTATACGATACCAGGCCCCGAATTCTCGAAAAAGATCCCGAACCGAAGTCAAAACTCGATTCTTTTTGACAAATTGTCCGTTTTTAACTtattttgtttcgagaaatcggtgCCAGTAAATGCTGATTTTTTCACGTCTCTGTTTGATTAATCCGGTCGAAAGATACTTTAAGATCCGTATAACTGGAAACTATTTACTAAGGCCATGAAACTTGAACCATCTCGGAATGTCGACTCCTGACCGAAATTGatctatacatgtaatataaccCAGCACGGTGTTCATATTATAACTTACCAAACTTTCACACACCCCCACTCCTCCAAAAAACCTAAACAAGCAAGCAAAACCCTCTTCGGATCCATTTTCTCCTCtgtatttcaatattgtaaTATCTGAATtgctttaatatacatgtacattacatggATGGACCTTATCATCAAACGATTTGCAATGGCCTCCTTGAAATGACCAATTGGGTGTGTATTCCAGCCGACAATGACCTTTTGTAACATACACCATAGATAAGAGATAAAATGATTATGTTATTACCGGTACACAATAGAAATTCTTACCCTACATTTTACGACCATTTAGACAGCCGTCCGGATTAAATTTACACCTCCCTTTTGTGTATTGTACTCTCCTTAAAGACCGGCTAACAGAGATAAATATTCCCACCAAGTCCACTATTATAGACATTATAAGTACAGTCTAACGTCTCGTTGTGTTTGTTTCAGAGTCGAGTACGTCACGTGGTAGAGAAATATCACACGGTACTGCTGTTACAAATGTCGGTGACTGTGTATTTTGAAACATACACAGATATATGATATAAAGCATTACATGTGTACTTTCATAATCCAAAATACTTATCAATTAGAATTAAATAGATAGATGtctatatgaatatttattataaatatatatcgataCCATTTTCTATTCATAGCATTATCTGTATTAAGTTTGTCTTCTGATCAAAAACTGTTTGAAAATGAAAGGGATATTGGCATCACCTTGTCCTATACCACCGAGGTTTTGAAACAATCACGGACCAGAATTTATCTATCTCTTGCCTAAGGGTTTGGATATATTTCAACTCTCATCTTTCACGATTTCAACTCATTGTTAAACCGGTGCACTGCACGTCGACTTTAGAGgatgtgattttaaaaaattccTTTATACAGTTTCTATAGTGTACCTGTCTCTGAAATTAACAAATACCGATATATtcataaacaaatattaatcCAATTAATCCACGGACGACTAAGTTAATGCCTATTATGATCAATAAACAATGACAGAGTAAGTTACTTTGATGGATCCGAATGAATAAGTCAAATATTAGGTATAAAGGAAGACTTAAGAAACATTACAAGGAAAGAAGAACCAGGTGTATCGGAATACTGAGCTTCCCTTGCTTCATCGAAAATAACATTCCTGTCAAAATAGGTGTCACTACTACACAAGTGGGAAGTGAGCGGACTCAACAGTGTTTTATCATCAACCTGGACAAAGCATTCTCAAGATTATCTTGTACATGGTTGGTATATAGACATGTTATTTCTTTAAGAACATGCGGGAATGCTCACAATGACAATCGCGTTATTAACAGTTTTATCCTAAAACACTAAAAACACTATCTATAAACTTGTACAAAATGTAGGGGTCCGTAATTCATTTCATCATGAAAATTAGCCTTCTAGGTTTTGTGTATGATAACTTCAATAGTTAGAAGTGTTTGTAGATATCACGATTCCAATACATCATGAGGCAAAATACTTTTTATCGATATGTATAATCAAATAACATTTTGTCATTAAGTggaatctatatatatatcagactAGTACAAATACATTCCATCATTACATAGATACATAGCAACTCACTGAAGCATTTCACCAGGATGTGCCATGGTTTCGATAAACAAAGATAGCAAATGGCTCCGTTAAGGCTATAAACTGCCATAAGACATGTTTTCTTTATGAATGTCTCAGAAACAGTCGACATTGCATATTAATGCATAGTTGTCAACAATCGCAACATTACGGGGAATTATAATAACTGAAAACGTTGGGTGTTTTCTTGAGTAGTTGCGATTACTAGTTAATTTATTAGTTATGACCTTACCTAATACAAACCTGAATAACCAAGATGATGACTATTAGTACATATATTAGACTTCTCGTACCACAAAAATAACTAACAATTCCATATTGTTGTCCGGGCTTAATCATTAACTTGTTATTCTTTACAACTTTTTTATTCCGTGAGTATCTATATTATTAATAATGTTTCACATTTATATCGAAATACATGGGGTAATTTAAAAACTTCCCCGTATTTTCATGGAGTGTGCATTGTAAAGAAGATGCACGTGTAAACTGTTCATACAAACTAAGTAATGACACATCTAGCTGAGCACTAATGATACCAGGACTGCTGccagaaaataaatatataaggACAAAGATGAAACAGCAAAATGCATTTGATGATTACATACTTATTATAAAGGGTACAGGATGCGGGTTAATGGTAGTACCGACTTCGTGCATGTACTGGTATTAGTTGACAGAAACACAGCCTGGTATCTAATTACATACATACGTAATTAGTCATATAATGTAAGGTTCTGATATTGTATATCTATTACGTGTGCATAGTTCTGTAAAGCACCCCAGTTGCAGTGATATATTCTCTACATCGATCTGcaacttatataattatctcccctgtatagAATCACCCCAAATGAGGTtagtaaaatatttatcaactattgaaaacaaattaacgTTATCAATACGATTAAATAATTTTCCCTGACTATCTaacgagaaaaaaaataattttcgtGTAAATACCCATAATGTACGTATCCTACTATGTATAACACGCCAGCTCATGTATGTCACTATTGCTGTTTTCGGCGATTTATGCTGATTGTTATAATATTTCGATAGACATCAGACACTTATAATGCCTGACGTTGGAATTCACAATGTCCCAACGGAATCAGTTCCCTCCGTTTCCGAGCTGACAGTCGGATATAACCCATCCCGTTCTATTCCCACGGATTTTAACTCAGATATCGCAGTCCAGTGACGTTTATTAGTATCTAAGGACAGTCCAGTCCCGGCAATGACGACCTTGTGGATATgacactgaccagtggtcagttaCATATTGTATCTGACAGGTGCTTGATTAATTAGGATACATGGACGAAAAAACGTCAACTATTTCATATCGTCACTCTGTAgtgtacaaatatataatattcctCAGTCGATTTCAtcaactatacatgtatgtctataaATCTTTTACGatatgtctaaattatgttaatatagatttattttttatctctAATAAGAATACAGAAAATCTATCTTAGATTCTGCGAGACCGCTTTCAGACGATTAACTAATATGTGATTTCTGTGTACATGATatagtttgttttaattttcgtATTCACATACAAAAgtattaaagggccactacctctccgaaacggcttttaatttttaaaataggaatgtaaaacgagatcaataattttgtagagtcgcagaagttattaactaaacgtttactagcacacttatcatcaccttcagaactgtttaattagaataaataaaatgttaattttcataacgcgggtcgttttatgtttcccgccgtcgtcctaaatgccgcgcggtagttgactatcactgcgccagacggcaaatgaatctccactgttatcgtatattagacaggaaatcttgcatatgtttggtgttgtaatctcatcttaagccatcaatatatattttcttttgttattaatgtttttaagaaacctttaaattttgctccggaaaggtagtgggcctttaaaccaTTAAGCAAACAAAAATAAGCCAAAGGTTATATTCCAACATGTGTCATTTCATGTTTCTACACACTATTGTTTACCGAAAGTCAATCGAATCTGGTCCAATGCTGGTTATTACATCGTACAAACTAGGCTAAAATGAAAATTGCCTTTGCTTACGGGGATTCTGGCATCGATTTGAAATGATTCTTTTATTACAGTTTCATCCAGTATTTTTTGTATTCTGGTGAATTTTCTCTCCCCATTATTATAAACACAGTAAATTTCTAATTTTCTAAAAACTAAAAACCTTATCTGGAGCCCATTTACATAATTCACCAAGACCTGCTCGAGCAGTCCTCCCTATAACATTAGTCACCACAATACAGGCTAATCACTATGATGGAGTATGGACCGCTGCTTGTGAATGCCGGATTATTTTCCTCTCCATTTGACAGGAATTTTTACTTTGATTCCCTCTTAATTTAATAAACCCCATCGATTCCTTGGCCAGGTCATAAAACTTGTTTCTGGATAGCATCAAACATGGCCATATCGTGTACATAGCTCAGGGGCTGCCATGCCGAACGAAATTCTATCGTCGTCAAATATTGCATGCTAACGGCAAATATAGGGACGAAGTCAACGAAAGATTAATAATGGAATCGTTTAAGATATCATTTGATCATCACGCGGAGAAGAGGTCTGGATGTTCGATCCGAAACTCCGtatcataaacatttacatcaaacaggggaaattaattattcattgaGATGTACTATAATACCAGTTTTGTCTTTTATGAAACTGTTCAACTCTATACAATATATCACTCCTGGTTTCTTCTATAATTGATGAATAAGATCATTAATTAGCCGGTGACATTCACAGGGGTTTgcgaattagttacagtttatatcaatttggaccTAAATGTCTCAGGGGTCTGGATAACAAGTCGGTAAATCTCGTATgaagaatatgatttttatcgcTTTTTGACACCTCTAAACACTGACTATGGGCACtctggaggggggggggggggggttcaaaTTGATTAAGGAGAATAACGTTGTGATGTTTGACAGCGAAGACCTATAATTGAGGAAAAGGAAATCATTTCGTGTGTCACGCATTTAGCTTAGTCAGTGTATACAAACAACGCCCAGCGTTAACGTCCTTATAACAagtattaaaatgttaattcgTGCATTTAAAGTATCCCAACTTATAGTTACCATTCATCAGGTTACCAACCAGGGTCATGTGCGCGGTGAGTGGGTAAAGGAAAGCAGGAGAATTCCGAGTAACCAGAGTGGCGCAACATCGGTCACTGCGGCCCACTTGTAGCAAATAacgtacaaaacaaatatattattatcCTAAAACTTTTATTCGATATTGTTTCAGAACTTTCATTAACAGTTTTTTATTGCCAGTTAGATGTTCTCTTTCTCGCTCTTACCACTATGACTGCTACCGTTTTATCGCAGGTGCTTGtcatgtaatacatgtacatatacgcGAACGTTCGCAAACATCTTGAGTATAGAGAAGTGTGAACATCGGGTCGTCTTTACGGTATTTCGGTTCAGATGTCTCTCTGTCGATTATCCATCATCCCCTCAGACCACATTCCTCCGTATCCTCCCTAAAGACTATGACAGATGTACCTCATCTTCCATAAATCCCATTCGCGTGCCGCCTAATTTATAGCACGCACGC
The DNA window shown above is from Argopecten irradians isolate NY chromosome 8, Ai_NY, whole genome shotgun sequence and carries:
- the LOC138330037 gene encoding uncharacterized protein, with product MSNIADIEQIVQSWAWTAFQKTRSKDVSKLKLEDVKLDVNWSRVRFLPCQPEFSDGRMVEMPNSQVVFTSTFVNSTDQEQEHSFKTERTTTSVSTVTVSKGYSKGFNLELKLALPEEVAAVTAGFGREVNMDNTEESSHEESITWAVDSTVKVPAKHTTTAKMVVKEKQFTSSYKMAVRIRGIVIVSVLNVKDNNSFVQSLEGDFSVVMSDELKRGRSGYQVENKTVIFNVEGSCKFRFGVEQRVQLHEDSLEE